In Aeromicrobium sp. A1-2, the DNA window TCATCCTGACCGGCCTGGCCGCAGCGACCGGCGGACTGGCGATGGGTGCGCTGCTCGCGACGTCCGGCATCGCGTGGCTCGTCGTGCTCGCCGCGATCCTGCTCGGTGCGGCGTACGGCCTGATCCTGGTCGGTGGCCTGACCACCGTCGAGGGACTGGCCCGGCCGGACGACCTCGGCACTCTCAACGCAGTTTTCTACAGCCTGACCTACGTCGGGTTCGCCGCTCCCCTGCTCAGCACACTGGCGCTCAAGGCACTGTCACCGGCGGGGTTGATGCTGGTCGGTATCGGTGCCATCGCGCTCACCGTGCCGCTGGTCCTGCTGTCGCAGCGTCGGGAGCCGATCAAGGTCTGAGCCTCGGCTCAAGCCGCTGAGACGACCGCGTCGGCGATCTCGACGGGGTGGCTCAGCGCGGTCAGGTGGCCGCCAGGCACCTGCACCACATCCAGGCCGAGTCGCTCGCGGGCTACTCGTTGCTGGAACGCGAACGGGAAGAACCGGTCGTTTCGTGCGGCCAGCACCGTGGTCGGCACCTCCGGCCAGGCCGGAAGTCCCCATGGCGCGGCGAACACCGTGTCGCTCTGGTCGCGCGATTGCTCGTCGGTCCGCAGCGCGTGAGCGGGTATGTCGTGCAGGAAGTACACGTCGAGGTCGAGGTCTGCGTCGGGATCACGCCCTTCGCGCAGATCGTTCTCGCGCCGGGCCTGCGAGGACCCGGTGTCCTCCCACCACTGGCCGGCCGTCTCGTGCGGCAGGGGAATCATGGCGTTGAGCAGCACGATCCGCGACGTCGGCAGCCGGGCCGCGGCCCATGATGCGCTGAAGCCGCCAAGTGACTGTCCGACCAGGACGACGTCGTCAAGCCCCGCGGCAGCCTCGGTGATGAGGTCGACGTACTCGGGCAGCCCTGCCTGCGGGTCATCACCCGGCAGGTCGACCGCGAGGTTGGCGACGCCGCGGTCGTCGAGCTCTCTACGCACGAGGTCCCAGTACGACGCCATGCCGCCCGCACCGGGCACAAGGACGTAGGTCGGATGGCTCATTCGAAAGGCGTGGGGTCGCCTGCCCCGACGCGGAGGACCTCGGCCGACCCGTCGGTGAAGTCGATCACCGTCGTCGGCTCTGCGAGGACCTCGGCGCCGGACTCGATCACCACGTCGATCTGGCCGTCGAGCGCCTCGGCGATCTCCCATGCCGTCGACATCGGCTCGACGGTGCCGGGAAGGATCAGCGTGGTCGAGAGAATCGGCTCCCCCAGGGCGGCCAGCAGGGCTCCGACAATCTTGCTGTCGGGGATCCGTACGCCAACGGTCTTCTTCTTGGGATGGAGCAGTCGGCGCGGGACCTCACGCGTGGCGGGAAGGATGAACGTGTAGGGACCAGGAGTCGCGGACTTCACCGCCCGAAAGATCGAGTTGTCGACATGCACGAACTGACCCAGCTGGGCGAAGTCGCGGCACACCAGCGTGAAGTGGTGCTTGTCGTCGAGCTGCCGGATCGTGCGGATGCGATCGAGCGCTTCCTTGTTGCCGAGCTGGGCACCGAGCGCATAGCCGGAGTCGGTCGGATAGGCGATGAGCCCCCCGTCCTGAATCACCGCGGCAGCTTGGTCGACGGATCGCTGTTGAGGGTTGTCGGGGTGAATCTCGATGTATCGGACCATGCACCGAGGATAGTCCGAGCAAGGCCGTCTGGACATGACGAAGGGCCGCGCATCTGCTGCGCGGCCCTTCGCCCGATCTCATTTGAAGATGCTGTACCCACCGGGTCCGACGAGCGCCGCAACGATCAGCAGCACGATGCCCATCAGGATGTCGCCGCGCACGAGGCGCAGGATGCCGTAGATCGCAATCGCGACCGCAATGATCCACAAGATGAAAGCCATGTTTCTCCCTCTCTTCATGGGTGACTGTGGCCACCGGATGATGCCTTACCCCGTCCGTGGAAGGACAAACCTCGGCACATGAGCCGCCGGTACATGTCGTTGTCCCGCCATACGGACATCGCTCCACATGCTGAAATACGCGACCTACCGTGGGGCCACCCAGGTCCTTCAGCAGCAGTAGAACGAGGTGAGACGCATGACCGAACGGGCACTGTCACTTGCCGAACGCCGGGCGCAGCAGATCGCGCACGGTGATGAACGCGCCGCTCACCTCGCGGCCCGCAAACAACCAGCCCGACGCTCAGCAGACGATCTTCAGCGCATCGCGGAAGCAGCCGAGGAGCGGTTCGTCGGCTCCGACACGACCGAGGTGCTCGCCTGGGTCGCTGAGGAGTTCGGCCACCGCACAGCCGTGGCCTGCTCGATGGCCGATGCCGTCCTCCCCCATGTCGTCGCCACCCACCTGCCGTGGGTCGACACACTGTTCCTCGAGACGGGCTACCACTTCGCCGAGACGATCGGCACCCGCGACGCCGTCGAGTCGACCATGCGACTCACGATCGTCGACGTCAAGCCAGCGCGCAGTGTCGGTGAGCAGGATGCCGAGTTCGGCCGCCGGCTCTACGAGCGGGACCCGGGCCTGTGCTGCGAGATGCGTAAGGTCCAGCCGCTGCACGACTCGCTGCAGGGCTATGAGGCCTGGATCACCGGCGTACGTCGTGACGAGGGGCCGACCCGCACAGGCTCGCCATTCGTCACGTGGGACGCCAAGAACCGACTCGTCAAGATCAACCCGCTCGCTGCCTGGACCTTCGACCAGCTGCTTGCCTACGCCGACGAGCACGACGTGATCGTCAACCCCCTGGTCAACGATGGCTATCCGTCGATCGGGTGCTCCACCTGCACCCGTCGCGTCGCGCCCGGTGAAGATCCGCGCGCCGGTCGGTGGGCCGGGCTCGACAAGACCGAGTGCGGGCTGCACTCATGATCTGGCCGTCCAGCATCCCCCAACCTCCCAGCACTCTGACAGGGCTCCGATGACCCAGACTGCCGAACGCCGTCTCACCCAGCTGCAGTGGCTGGAGTCCGAAGCTATCCACATCATTCGGGAGGTCGCCGCCGAGTTCGACAAGCCCGTGCTCTTGTTCTCAGGCGGCAAGGACTCAGTCGTCATGCTGCACCTGGCGACCAAGGCTTTCTGGCCCTCCCCCGTGCCGTTCCCCGTCATGCACGTCGACACGGGCCACAACTTCCCCGAGGTGCTGGCCTTCCGGGACGCCACGGTCGAGCGTCTCGGGCTGCGGCTCGAAGTCGCCAGCGTGCAGGACTACATCGACGACGCGCGCTTGCGTGAGCGCAGCGACGGGACCCGCAACCAGCTGCAGACCCAACCGCTGCTCGACGGCATCGCGAAGGGCCGGTTCGATGCAGTATTTGGCGGCGGACGCCGCGACGAGGAGAAGGCGCGGGCCAAGGAGCGGGTGTTCTCGCTACGTGACGAATTCGGACAGTGGGACCCACGCAACCAGCGGCCCGAGCTGTGGAACCTTTACAACGGTCTGCACCGGCCCGGCGAGCACGTCCGGGTCTTCCCGCTGAGCAACTGGACCGAGCTCGACGTCTGGCAGTACATCGGTGCCGAGGGCATCGCCCTGCCCGAGCTGTACTACGCCCACCAGCGTGAGGTGTTCGAGCGCGACGGAATGCTCGTGGCGGTCAGCGACGTGTCGCCGCCACGCGAGGGCGAGGCCGTCCGGACGCGCCAGGTCCGCTATCGGACCGTCGGTGACATGTCGTGCACCGGCGCCGTGGAGAGCGACGCTGTCACGGTCGAGGACGTCATCGTCGAGGTCGCCGCCACACGGATCACCGAGCGTGGGGCGACTCGTGCCGATGATCGGGCCTCCGAGGCCGCCATGGAGGATCGCAAGAAGGAAGGCTACTTCTGATGAGGACACTGCTGCGGCTGGCGACCGCCGGCTCGGTCGACGACGGCAAGTCGACGCTGGTAGGTCGCCTGTTGTACGACTCCAAGTCGGTGCTCGCCGACCAGTTCGACGCGGTCGAGCGGGTCAGCCGTGATCGCGGGTTGGCGTCGGCCGACCTCGCGCTGCTGACCGACGGCTTGCGATCGGAGCGGGAGCAGGGCATCACGATCGACGTGGCGTACCGCTACTTCGCGACGCCTGAGCGGTCGTTCATCCTGGCCGACTGCCCCGGGCACGTGCAATACACCCGCAACACCGTGACGGGCGCCAGCACGGCCGATGTTGTCGTGCTGCTGGTCGACGTGCGGCACGGCATCCAGGAGCAGACTCGGCGACACCTGGCCGTAGCGTCGCTGCTGCGGGTCCCCCACGTCATCGTCGTGGTCAACAAGATCGACCTCGTCGAGTTCGATCAACAGACCTACGAGCGGGTCTCCGACGAAGTGCTGGCATCGGCCCGGAGCCTGGGCCTCCACGACGTCGCGACGGTCCCGGTCTCGGCGTTGGACGGCGACAACGTGGTCGAGCCGTCGTCGCGCACGCCCTGGTATGAGGGGCCGACCCTGCTGTCGCACCTCGAGCAGCTCGCCCCCATCGGCGATCCGCACTCCGAGCCGCTGCGGTTCCCGGTCCAGCTCGTGGTCCGGCCCCAGTCGGCCGCGGCCGATGAGTTCCGCGACTATCGAGGCTATGCCGGTCAGATTGCCTCCGGACTCGTCCGGGTCGGTGACGCGGTGACGGTCCAACCGAGCGGGCGCACCAGCACCATTGCGGGCATCGACTTTGCCGGCCGCGAGCTGACCGAGGCGTTTGCACCGCAGTCGGTCACGCTCCGCCTCACCGACGACATCGACATCTCCCGCGGTGACCTGATCGTCACGTCACGCAGCGTCCCGACTGTCACGCAGGACATCGATGGCACGGTCGCGTGGCTCGCCGACCGGACGTTGCAGCCCGGGGCGAAGGTGCTGCTCAAGCACGGGACCCGCACTGTGCAGGCGGTTGTCCGGGCGATCGGCGGCAAGCTCGACCTCGACGACGCCCGGCTGTTGCCGGCGGAGTTGTTGGGGCTCAACGACATCGGCCACGTGACGCTGCGGTTGGCCTCGCCCATCCCCGCCGAGGAGTACCTGCACTCCCGCGCGACCGGCGCCTTCCTGCTGATCGACGCTCAGGACGGTGGCACCCTCGCGGCAGGCATGGTCGGCGACGCCCTGCTCGACACCAGGGGCGCGGCGGACGCTCCGGTCGGGACGGCATGAGCAGCGAGCAGAGCTTCCCGCTCACCCTGCGTGTGGCCGGCCGTCGGGTCGTCGTGGTCGGCGGTGGGCACGTCGCAACCCGGCGCACGCTGTCGCTGCTGGATGCCGGTGCGCTCGTCGTCGTCATCTCCCCCACGGTCGCTAGCTCCTTGGCGTCGTCGATCGGCCGCGGAGACGTCACGTGGATCGCGAGGACGTACCGCTCCGGTGACCTCGACGGTGCGTGGCTCGTGCAGACCGCGACGGCCGACGCGCTCGTCGACGAACGGGTTGCGGCGGACGCGGAGGCGAGCCAGATCTGGTGCCTCAAGGGCGGCGATCCGGCTGGTGCCACGGCATGGGCTCCGGCCGTGGCCCGTGTCGATGACGTGACGGTTGCAGTCAGCGGGGGCGGCGACGCAGGGCGAGCAGCGGCCCTCCGCGATGCAGTCGCGACGGCGCTGCAGTCCGGCGACCTGCCACTTCGGCATCGCACCCACCGCCCGGACGGATTCGTGGCGCTGGTCGGTGGCGGGCCCGGCGACCCGGGACTCATCACGACCCGCGGCAGACGGCTGCTCGCGGAGGCCGACGTCGTCGTCATTGACAGGCTCGCTCCACATGGCGTGCTGGCCGAGCTGGCACCCGACGTCGAGGTCATCGACGTCGGCAAGATGCCCGATCACCACCCGATCCCCCAGCACGAGATCAACGCGATCCTGATCGACCGGGCCAGGCAGGGCAAGATCGTGGTCCGGCTCAAGGGCGGCGACCCGTACGTCTTCGGACGCGGCGGCGAGGAGCTCATCGCCTGCCGCGACGCCGGTATCCCCGTCGAGGTCGTGCCGGGTGTGACCAGCGCCATCGGTGTCGCTGCGGCGGCCGGCATCCCGGTGACGCACCGCGGTGTTGCGCGCGGATTCAGCGTCGTCACGGGTCACGAGTCGCTGGCGGCGCTGCCGCACGACCGGGCGCACACCATCGTGATGCTGATGGGGGTCAAACGGCTTGCCGAGACCGCGGGCGAGCTCATCGCGGCCGGCCATGACCCTGAGACCCCATCTGCTCTGGTCGAGAATGGATGCAGCGTTGACCAGCGCGTCACGGTCGGCACGCTGTCGACGATCGCTGACCGCGCGGCGGCTGTTGGCGCGAAGTCACCTGCCATCACCGTGATCGGCGATGTCGTGACCCTTGCGCCGAGCTGGCCCCCGACGTAGTCGACCCGGGTCGGCCGCAGTCGGTACGTCAGGGGAGGACGTCGACGACCAGAGGGAGTCAGGCCGTCGACGCATCCGCTGCGCCCCGAGTAACAGACACGTTGTCCATTCTCTAGTTCGGACAGGCCGTCCGCTATCCCCCATCCGGCCCATGGCGATGGCTCGTTCGGGCCATGTCGAGCGCTCCGCGGGGTGGTGCGCCTGGGCGTCGGAGCACCACAATGGGCACATGTTCCGTGGCGCGGGCCTTGCCGTGCTGGCGGTCGTGCTGGGCAGCACGATCGCCTGCGGGGGCCGCGTCGATCAGGTTGCGCTGCCCGACGGGGTTGTGGTCCACATCGACCAGTCGCGGGTCGAACGCAAGGGTCGCATCGTGTTCCTCCGCGTCGAGAACAACACCAGTCGGGATTTCACGATCCACCAGTACGTCTTGTCGTCGCCGCGGTTCGAGACAGTGCGCTGGTCGGGCGAGGAGGAGGTCGGCGCAAGCTACGACGCCGATCTGGAGTTCACGATGCCCACGGGACGTTGCGGGACCAGCATCGACGCGACGGTGCGTTTCACCTACCGCGTCGCCGGCGGGGGGGCTACGGGAGTCGACGGTGCCGACCGACGACCGATATGGCAATGCCGCGGACCTTGCGGACCGCGACTGCGCGCGCTCGACCCTGGAGGAGGCCGCCCGGATCGTCGTCGGCGACCCGGAGGTCTCCGGCAAGGGCAGCACGTCGGTGCTGCGGCTGCCCGTCACGATGACACCGACGGGACGAAGGGACGAAGGGACGATGTCAGGTTCACTGGCTTCGGTTCGACGGTGCTGTTCCGTCAGGCACCGGGATCGGCCGCCGACGTCGACGTCCGGCTGGGGCCGGGCGATCCACCAGCCGGACTGGTGATGACGGTCGTGCCGGCTCGTTGCGATCCGCACGCCCTCGCTGAGGACAAGGTCGGGCGACTTTTCCCAGTCACGGTCAAGGCCGACGACGTCGGCGCGGGCGCGTCGTTCTTCCTCCCGCTGAACCGCTCGCAGCAGACCGCGTTCTTCGACTACTTCCGGTCGCGCTGCGGCCTGGACTGAACCGCCGAGGGCTCCTGCGTCCGAAGCCAGGCGTTGAGTCGCCTCTCGCCCTGCCGCATCACGGTGTGGTGACCCACCACGAACACAGGCCGCAGCAACCAGCCGGTCCAACGCATCCACCGACGATCGGTCGCCACCCGCCAGTCGATCTCCATGACCGAGCGGTCCGGTCCGAGCTCGGTGAACGTGACCTCTCCCCTGCCGCGCAGGTCCCCCTCCGACCCGAACGCGAGGCGGCAAGGCCGCTCGATCTCCAGCTCGACCAGCCGGAACCGGACGGAGTACCCCAGGCCGCTGGACGCCCGCAGGTCGAGGCTGTCGCCGTCATAGCCGGTGACCTGCACCGCTGGCCACCACGGCAGCGGGTCCGATGCCGCCAGCAGCCGCTCCAGCACGTCCCACAGCGCGTCACGGCTGTGCTCGACGGTCCAGCGCGAGACCAGCACGTATTGCGAATTCATCCAGGCTTCTCCGTGTCGCTACCGATCCCGAGGAGGGCTCCGGGTTTGAATGGAACCGGCCCTACGCCGTATGAGTGCGTAGGGCCTTAGTCATGCCCCGACGAGGCCGTGCGGCGCAGCCACCACATCCCGACGAGCGGCAGCGCGAGCGGCACATAGACGTATCCCGCGCCGAAGCTCGACCACACGGTCTGGTCGGGGAACAGTGCGTCATCGGCCAGTGAGAGCACGCCGGTCACGAGCACGCCGACCAGCTCGATGCTGATCGTCACCAGGGCCAGGGTGCGCATGCTCCGCGCCAGGGCCACCGTGGCCACGACATAGACGATGCCGGCGAACGCTGACAGCGAGTACGCGAAGGGTGCGTCTCCGGCCTTGCTCGTGAGCTGGAAGATCGACCGTGCTGAGGCCGCCACGGCAAACACCGCGTAGATCGCGACGAGGGCACGACCAAAGCCGTGCGAGGTGTCAGACATAGGTGCCCTTCCAGATGCCCAGCAGCCGAATGATCAGCACGGCGGTCGTCACCATCGCCACGACGACGACGCCCGTGCCCCAGCGGGACTTCTCCGCAATGCCCCACAGCACGGCCGCTGGTGGAATGACCACGATCGTCACGAGGTACGACACGAACAGGACGCCGTCGACGTCCCGCGACGTCGTCCCGAGCGCGATTGATCCACCGACCAGCAGCGCGACGAGCAGGATCTCGAGCCCACCGACCGCGTAGAACAGCGGATCACTGAATGGCCGGTCGCGGGCCGTGTGCCAGGCGGCGTATGCGGCAACCAGCATCGCGACACCTCCGAGGAGATACGCCACGAGATCGGTCACGCAAGGCCTTTGTTCGGCGCCCCCTCGTGCGAGGTGGCGGTGTCGAGGATGTCTGTGAGCGAGTCTTCCACGAAGCGCCGCCACGCCGACGAGCGGCGGAACATGAAGTGACCCGCGCCGGGCAGCGACGTCCACGTGGCGCTGGTCGCGATGCTCCGACTGCGCTCGACATAGTCCCTGCTGGCTGCCGCTGAGGTCCACCGGTCCGCAGTGCCGTGCAGGATCCGCAGGTGGCGGCGCGCCGTCGAGCGGTTGGGTTCGCCGGGCGGGAGCCACGGCGCGAGACCAACAACTCCGACGACTGCGGGATGGTCGGCGACCCGACAGGCCGTGCGACCACCCATCGAGTGACCCACGAGAAGGACCGGCACGTCGTGGCTGCCACTGAGCTGGTCGAGGGCCCACATGGCATCCACCACAGGTGCGGGCTGTGTCTCGGAGTTCCAGCCGCGTTGGCCGTACTGCAGGAGGCTCAGCGCGATGTCGTGGCGCTTGGCGAAGCCGCGCAAGGAGCGCGCCATCAGCGCCATGCGCCACCAACTGGCGTGTTTGTTCTCGACCGGGTCGGTGCTTTGCTGCTGACCGCCGTGCAGCAACAGCACGATCGCTCGAGGGTTCTCGAGCGCTGTGTGATGGTCGAGTCGTGGGCCGGACATCTTTCGATGTTTACACGCGTCCTGACCGATTGCGCGCTGAACTCGTGCGGCATTCATCACGTACCGCGGGGAGCCGGGAAAGGCCGTGATGCCCGACTACGATGACAGCGAGGACTCCCCAAAACTTCTCGCGATCTCCACCCATCCACAGGCAAGGCGGCATCGAATGGTTCGTAGGAAGCTACTAGGACGGGAGAACGACGTGTCATCGAGCGCAGCGCACCTCAGTCTCGCCACGACCGGGGCGCCGGAGACCCCCGCGGACCTCAGTGACCTCCTCGTCCGCGTCGCTCGAGGCGACGAGAGCGCTTTCGCGAGCCTGTACGACGCCCTTGGCGCCTCGGTCTACGGTCTGGCCCGACGGGTGGTCCGCGATCCGTCCCGGGCCGAGGAGATCTCGCAGGAGGTCTTTATCCAGGTGTGGCAGTCTGCGGTCAAGTTCGACCCCGCGCGAGGAAGCGCGAAGAGCTGGATCCTGACCCTGGCGCACCGCCGTGCCGTCGACGCCGTACGTCACGACCAGGCGGCGACGAATCGCGAGAACAAGTACGACTGGTCCAACGGACCCGACTACGACGAAGTCGAGGAAACCGTGACGATCAGCCTCGAGCACGAACAGGTCCGTCGTTGCATGGACGGCCTGACCGAGCTCCAGCGAGAGGCCGTGACTTTGGCGTTCTACCAGGGCTACACCTACGCGGAGGTGGCCGACACGCTCAAGGCCAACCCCGCCACGATCAAGACCCGAATGCGCGACGGAATCGTCCGCCTGCGCGACTGCATGGGAGTGGAAGCATGACCACGACGGACCTGCACTCACTTATCGCACCGTACGCACTCGACGCGCTCGATGCTGACGAGCGCGCACGTTTCGAGTCTCACCTCGAGCAGTGCGCGACATGTCGCTCCGAGCTCGCCGGGTTCCAGGAGACGACGGCACTGCTCGGCGAGAGCGTCAGCCACGCGCCGCCTGCCGCCCTGCGTGAACGGCTGCTCGCCGAGATCTCGGGCACGCGGCAGGAGCGTCCCGTTGTCACGTCGCTCGCTGAGCGACGCGGAGTCCGCCGCACGCTCCCCCGCCTCGCGATGGCGGCTGCGTTCCTGGTCGGCACGGTCGGTGTCGGCGGCTACGCCGTCGAGCGCAACCAGGCCAACGATGCCCGCGACGAGTACGCAGCGGTCTCCTCTGTGCTTGCGGCCGCCGATGCCAACACCTCAGCGAAGGATTTCCCGGGCGGCGGCAACGTCCGGATGATCTCCTCGGCCGAGCAGGACACCGCGGTGATCTTCGCCCACGACCTGCCCAGCCCCGGCGCGGACAAGGTCTACCAGGTGTGGATGGTCGATGCATCCGGCGCCACGTCACAGGGCACGTTCGTCACCGACGGGCAGATGATCATGGAAGGCGTGTCCGGCGCCAAGACTGTCGCCGTGACGGTCGAGCCCAAGGGCGGCTCGAAGCAGCCCACGACTGAGCCGGTAGCGACGATCCCGGTCTGATCCGGCGGTCTTCGCCCGCAGGCGTACTGGCATTCTGTCGGTATGCCTGCGCCCCTGGTCCTGATCTCCGCCGCGATGGCAGTCCCGTCCGGCTTCTACCGCACGCTGGTCGCGGATTTCCACGACCGCGGATGGGACGCCAAGGCACTGCCGAACCGCGGGTTCGAACGAGGTGAGCCGATCGCCTCCCGGTCGTACGACTGGAGCTATGCCGACGAGATGGCCGCGATCGCGGCTGAGGTCGCGCTCGCTCGGGCCGAGCAGCCGGACCGCCCGGTGATCCTGCTCGGTCACAGCCTCGGCTCCCAGATCGGGGCGGGTCACGAGCTGCACCACCCGCCGAGCGACGGATTCGTGACCGTCGGCGCCTCCGCGCCGTACTTTCGCGCCTACCCGCGTGGCGGACTTCCGGTCCTGTTCATGGGCACCTGCGTGCCATTGGTGACTCGCCTGCTGGGCTATTTGCCGAAGCCGTTCTTCGGTGCCCCCGGTGCACGCACGCTGATGCGTGAATGGGCCCGATTCATCCGTACCGGCAAGCCGCCGTTCGAGGTCGCACATCCCATCACGACGCCATCCCTCGTCGTGCAGCTGCAGGGTGACGCGTACTCGGTCTCAGCGGCCAACAAGCTGTTCGTCGAGACGTTCCTCGACCCCGCGAGCACGACCCGCTGGGTCTACACCAAGGCCGCCGCACCCGATGGCGGGACGACCGACCACGTCCTGTGGGCGCGTACCCCCGGTCCCGTCGTCGACCAGATCATCGCCTGGTGGCCCCCACCCACCCCCCGCTAGTTGGCGAAGGCTTCGATCGGGGGGCAGGAGCAGGCCAGGTTGCGGTCGCCGTATGCCTGGTCGATGCGGCCCACCGGCGGCCAGTACTTGTCGTCGACCGATCCGGCCGGGAAGGCGCCGGTCTCGATCGAGTACGCGTGCGGCCAGTCCAGCAGGTCACGCATCGTGTGCGGAGCGTGTGCCAACGGGTTGTCGCCATCGGGGTACTCCCCCGCAGTCACGGCGTCGATCTCGGCGCGAATCGCCAGCATCGCGTCGCAGAACCGGTCGAGCTCGGCCAGGTCCTCGGACTCCGTCGGCTCGACCATCAACGTGCCGGGCACCGGGAAGCTCATCGTCGGCGCGTGGAAGCCGTAGTCGATGAGCCGCTTCGCGACATCGTCGATGCTCAGCCCCGACGCCTTCGTGAGCGGCCGCAGGTCCAGGATGCACTCGTGTGCCACGAGTCCGTCGTCGCCGCTGTAGAGCACCGGGAACGCGCTCTCGAGCCGCTTGGCGATGTAGTTGGCCGACAGCACCGCGACCGAGGTGGCATCGGTGAGACCCTTCGCGCCCATCATCGCAATGTACGCGTACGGGATCGGCAGGATGCCGGCCGAGCCGTACGGTGCCGCGCTGATCGCTCCGACGCCCTCCCGCTTGCTCTCGATGGGGTGCAACGGGTGGGTCGGCAGGAACGGCACCAGGTGCTCCGCGACCGCGACAGGGCCGACACCTGGTCCGCCGCCGCCGTGCGGGATGCAGAAAGTCTTGTGCAGGTTGAGGTGCGAGACGTCGCCACCGAACTGGCCCGGGGCGGCATGTCCGAGCAGTGCGTTGAGGTTGGCGCCGTCGACGTAGACCTGCCCGCCGTGGCCGTGCACGATCTCGCACAGCTCGGTGATGCCGTGCTCGTAGACGCCGTGCGTCGACGGGTACGTCACCATGATCGCGGCAAGGTCGTCGGCGTGCGCGTCACACTGCGCGCGCAGGTCGGCCAGATCGACCTCCCCCTGGTCGGTCGACTTGACGATCACGACCCGCATGCCGGCCATGACGGCCGAGGCGGCGTTCGTGCCGTGCGCCGAGCTCGGGATCAGGCACACGTCGCGGTGCTCGTCACCACGGCTCAGGTGGTAGGCCCGGATTGCCAACAGCCCGGCGAACTCGCCCTGCGAGCCGGCATTGGGCTGGATCGAGACCGCGGCATAGCCGGTGACCTCCGCGAGCCACGACTCCAGCGTCTCGACCAGCTCGATCATGCCGCCGGCGTCCTCGGCCGGGACGAACGGGTGCAGCTCGGCGAAGCCGGGCCAGCTGATCGGTTCCATCTCGGCGGTCGCGTTGAGCTTCATGGTGCACGAACCGAGCGGGATCATTCCCCGATCGAGGGCGTAGTCGCGGTCACTGAGCTTGCGGAGGTAGCGCAGCATCTGGGTCTCGCTGTGGTGCTCGTGGAACACCGGATGCGTCAGGATCTCGTCGGTGCGGAGCAGATCGGCGGGGAGCGACTCGGGTGCCTCGTCGACCGCGGGGACGCCAAAGGCGTTCCACACCGTGTCCAGGTGTGCGCGGGTCGTGGCCTCGTTGGTCGCGACGCCCACATGGTCGGCATCGACGAGCCGCAGGTGAACGCCTGCCTCTCGCGCCTTGGCGACGATGCCGGCCGCCTGACCGGGGACCTCGGCGACGACAGTGTCGAAGAAGCCGCTCCCGGCCACTGCTACTCCCCCGGCCCGCAGTCCGGCAGCGAGCAGCCGTGCTGACCGGTTGACCTCAGACGCGATCTGCCGCAGCCCGTCGGGACCGTGGTAGACCGCGTACATCGACGCGGCCACGGCCAGCAGGACCTGTGCGGTGCAGATGTTGGAGGTCGCTTTCTCGCGACGGATGTGCTGCTCGCGGGTCTGCAGGGCCAGCCGGTACGCG includes these proteins:
- the sigK gene encoding ECF RNA polymerase sigma factor SigK, with protein sequence MSSSAAHLSLATTGAPETPADLSDLLVRVARGDESAFASLYDALGASVYGLARRVVRDPSRAEEISQEVFIQVWQSAVKFDPARGSAKSWILTLAHRRAVDAVRHDQAATNRENKYDWSNGPDYDEVEETVTISLEHEQVRRCMDGLTELQREAVTLAFYQGYTYAEVADTLKANPATIKTRMRDGIVRLRDCMGVEA
- a CDS encoding anti-sigma factor domain-containing protein, with product MTTTDLHSLIAPYALDALDADERARFESHLEQCATCRSELAGFQETTALLGESVSHAPPAALRERLLAEISGTRQERPVVTSLAERRGVRRTLPRLAMAAAFLVGTVGVGGYAVERNQANDARDEYAAVSSVLAAADANTSAKDFPGGGNVRMISSAEQDTAVIFAHDLPSPGADKVYQVWMVDASGATSQGTFVTDGQMIMEGVSGAKTVAVTVEPKGGSKQPTTEPVATIPV
- a CDS encoding serine aminopeptidase domain-containing protein, with translation MPAPLVLISAAMAVPSGFYRTLVADFHDRGWDAKALPNRGFERGEPIASRSYDWSYADEMAAIAAEVALARAEQPDRPVILLGHSLGSQIGAGHELHHPPSDGFVTVGASAPYFRAYPRGGLPVLFMGTCVPLVTRLLGYLPKPFFGAPGARTLMREWARFIRTGKPPFEVAHPITTPSLVVQLQGDAYSVSAANKLFVETFLDPASTTRWVYTKAAAPDGGTTDHVLWARTPGPVVDQIIAWWPPPTPR
- the gcvP gene encoding aminomethyl-transferring glycine dehydrogenase — translated: MPSAFSSRHIGPTATDQDAMVRRVGYDSLDALMQAAVPSGIRSAEALRLPAAQTETEALASLRALAERNNPGIAMIGLGYHPTVTPAVIRRNVLEDPSWYTAYTPYQPEISQGRLEALINFQTVIADLTGLPTANSSLLDEGTAVAEAMTLIRRATKGKDALPIIIDSALLPQTLAVTHTRADALGIELVEVDLAAGVPDIDAAGTIIAYPRADGQIIDPRPAIEAAHASGGLAVVVADPLALVLLASPGSLGADVVVGSSQRFGVPMFYGGPHAGFMAVRAGLERHLPGRLVGVSVDKAGRPAYRLALQTREQHIRREKATSNICTAQVLLAVAASMYAVYHGPDGLRQIASEVNRSARLLAAGLRAGGVAVAGSGFFDTVVAEVPGQAAGIVAKAREAGVHLRLVDADHVGVATNEATTRAHLDTVWNAFGVPAVDEAPESLPADLLRTDEILTHPVFHEHHSETQMLRYLRKLSDRDYALDRGMIPLGSCTMKLNATAEMEPISWPGFAELHPFVPAEDAGGMIELVETLESWLAEVTGYAAVSIQPNAGSQGEFAGLLAIRAYHLSRGDEHRDVCLIPSSAHGTNAASAVMAGMRVVIVKSTDQGEVDLADLRAQCDAHADDLAAIMVTYPSTHGVYEHGITELCEIVHGHGGQVYVDGANLNALLGHAAPGQFGGDVSHLNLHKTFCIPHGGGGPGVGPVAVAEHLVPFLPTHPLHPIESKREGVGAISAAPYGSAGILPIPYAYIAMMGAKGLTDATSVAVLSANYIAKRLESAFPVLYSGDDGLVAHECILDLRPLTKASGLSIDDVAKRLIDYGFHAPTMSFPVPGTLMVEPTESEDLAELDRFCDAMLAIRAEIDAVTAGEYPDGDNPLAHAPHTMRDLLDWPHAYSIETGAFPAGSVDDKYWPPVGRIDQAYGDRNLACSCPPIEAFAN